The window TGCCCGCTTCCGTAACGCCCAAGTGCAGCGGATTGTCAATCTGTTTCGACAGCAGGCGGTAAGCATCCATGGTCAAAAACACATTGGAGGCCTTGACCGAAATCTTGAACTCCTGAAAATTCAGGCGGTCCAGAATATCAATATGGCGCATTGCCGATTCCAGCAGCGCTTCGCCGGTCGGCTCGCCGTATTTCTTCTGAATGTCTTTTTCCAGCGAGCCGGCATTTACGCCAATCCGCATGGAAATGTCATGATGGCGCGCCGCAGCCACCACTTCGCGGATTTTCGCTTCAGAGCCGATATTGCCCGGGTTGATCCGCAGGCAGTCAGCGCCCATGTCGGCAGCTTTCAGCGCAATTTTATAGTCAAAATGAATATCTGCAACCAAAGGCACCTGCACGCGCTTGCGGATTTCCCCGAACGCTTCAGCGGCTTCCATGCTCGGCACAGAAACCCGCATGATGTCCGCGCCGGCATCGGCGCAGCGCTGAATCTGCGCCACGGTCGCTTCCACATCGCAGGTTTCAGTATTGGTCATGCTTTGAATGCTGATCGGCGCATCGCCGCCCACATGCACCGAACCGACGCGGATTTTGCGGGTCGGACGGCGCTGAATTGGATTTGCAATCATGTTTTCGCTCTACCCCTGTCCATTAGCGTGATAAACGGAATTCTGCCTTGCCGTTTACCGTATATGGCGACAATGAAACCGCTTCATTATTTAAGCTGAGTGACACGGCAGCAGCATCATCCAGGCGGATCTGGAATGGCGCTTCGCCGGATAAATCTAAAGTGGAAGCCTGGCGGCCAGTCGCCAGCACCTTGCCTGCTGAGTCAACAATATGCACAGAGGTCGGGCGGTTGAACTGCAGGCTCAGCTGGTCGCCGGATACGGCGCCACTGCTGCCAGAACTCAGCACCTGCACATCAGACGCTTCCGGCGCCAAGGCCTGCGCATCGCTGTCCGCGCCGCTGGACATATTCTGAATCACGGCGGCCAGAATGCCCAGAACCGCAAGCGCAAGCAGGGCGATCAGGCCGCGCTTGATCCATTTGCGGTTGCGGTCGCGGTTTGAACCCGGCAGCTTGCCCATGATTTTAATCGGCGAATTGTTCAGGGCGTGATTCGGCAGCAGGCCGGTATCATTGGCGTAAATCTCATCAAAACGCTGAATAATGCTGGTCGCGTCCACATTCAGGAGTTTGGCGTAAATGCGGTAATAGCCCTTGATGAAGGTCGCTTCAGGCAAAGACGTATACTCATCCTGCTCCAGCGCGGTCAGCGTTTTCACCGGAATATTCAGCTCGGCAGCGGCGTCGCTGAGCTCGCGCTTCTGGGTAATGCGGATTTGGCGCAAGTACTCGCCCGGGCGCTGTACATTTCCTAACGCATTTGGAGCAGCGCTCGAACCATTCGATTGCGGTGAATTAGGATTTACTTCCATACGGCCTCAGTACTGTACTGTAATTGCAAATAACGTTGGTATTCGGGACTTTCAGGGAACAGCGCCCGCAGCTGGTTGACCAGCGCCTGCATGCCCAGACTGTCCCCATTCGCACGCGCAGTGCGGATGCCAATCCAGAGCGCGCGGGCGCTCTGGTTTTTCTGCCCGACTGCGCGCACAAACTGTTCATACATTTGCGTCGCGGCAGCGGTTTGCTGGTTTAAATAAAAAATTTCCGCCAACTCTAACATTGAAATGAAGGAATCTCGATTGGCCTGCAGGGCCTGCTTGAATGATTTTTCAGCATTCGCGGCATCGCCCAGCTTCAGGTAAATCCGGCCGGCATTTTCCAGCGCGCGCGCGCGCTGATCATAGCCCAGTGTCGCGCCGGCGATGTTCAGCTGTTCAAGCGCGTCATTATAGCGCTCAATTTGATACAAATACGTACCATAGTTGTTACGCGCCTGCGCATTTTTCGGTTCTGCGGAAATGGCGCGCCGGAAATAGCTGTCGGCTTTTTCCATATTCAGCGGGCTGCCTTCCTGCTGCAGCAGCACGCCCATCATCATATTGGCTTGGGCGTCGCGCGGCTGCGTTTCCAGCGCCTGATCCAGCGCGCGCTTGGCCGCGTCCAGGTCGCCGGCCTTAATGTATTCAACCGCCAATTGAGTGCGCACTTTGGCTGCCTTCTCCGGATCTTTTTTGCCGAGATCTGGGGTCTGGCAGGCCGTCAGCGCCAAAGCTGCAAGGCTTAAAGATGAAATGAAAGCAAGTTTATACCTTAAGGTTCTCAATTGGCCGCCTCTTATTATCCTTGTGTGCGCAGGATTTCGTTCTGCTGCGCAACTTTCTGTTTCCACTGCTCTGCGCGCCGGGTGCGGTCAGCAACCTGCCCGACCAGCTGCCCGCAGGCGGCGTCAATATCATCGCCGCGGGTCTGACGAATCGTACACACAAATCCGGCATCAGACAAAGTTTTTTGGAAAGAAATAATCCGGTTGCGGCTGGAACGCCCGTAGGGCGCATGCGGGAACGGATTAAAAGGAATTAAATTAATTTTGCTCGGCAGGTTCTTCAGCAGGCGGATCATCTGCTGCGCATGCCCCGGCTTGTCGTTTACGCCGTCCAGCATGACATATTCAATCGTCACATGCTTGCGCGAGCTTTCATTGCCGTCTTTGCCGATATAGCGCTGGCAGGCGGCGATCAGCTGCTCCAGCGGGTATTTTTTATTGATCGGCACCAGCTCATTGCGCAGCGCATCATTCGGCGCGTGCAGCGAAATGGCGAGCGCAACGTCAATATCCTGCGCCAGCTGGTCAATTTTCGGCACCACGCCGGAGGTGGACAGCGTCACACGGCGCTTGGACATGCCGTAGGCGAAGTCATCCAGCATGATGCGCATGGAATTCAGCACGGCGTCATAATTCAGCAGCGGCTCGCCCATGCCCATCATCACCACATTGGTCACCGAACGCTCGCGCTCAGCCACCGGCACATCTTCCATATAGGACAGATTGGCCATCCACAGCTGGCCGATGATTTCCGCCTGGCTCAAGTCGCGCTGGAAGCCCTGCTTGCCGGTTGAGCAGAATGAGCAGTCGAGCGCGCAGCCGACCTGCGAAGAAATGCACAGGGTCTTGCGCGAACCTGTTTTGTCTTCGGCTGGAATCAGCACGGTTTCCACCAGAGAGCCGGCGCCTTCGCCGACGCGGAATACCCATTTGCGCGTGCCGTCTTTGGAATAGTTGCGGTGCACCACTTCAGGCGCTTTAATTTCAGAGATTTTTTCTAATTTTTCACGCAGCTTGCCTGAAATATTGGTCATTTCGGCAAAGTCGGTGACAAAAAACTGGTGAATCCATTTCATCACTTGCCCGGCGCGGAACTTCTTCTCCCCCATATCTTCGAAGAATTTTTCCATTTGCGGGCGCGACATGCCGAGTAAGTTCACTTTCGGCGCAGCAGGCTGTGCCGGAGCGGACGGAGATTGTTGCTGCACATCAGAAATTGCCGATACAGCGGCCACTTCATTACTCATGTGTAATTACCTAAACCATGTCTATAGATGAAAGGAGAAGCTCAATAAACGAGCAAAGCTTTATTCAGGGAATAAAAAAACCAGATAAGCATAATAGCACTTATCTGGCTTGAATACTGCGAATTAACGAGTACGCGGAGCAATCTCAGTCTGAGCGAAGAAGTAGTTCACTTCACGGTCAGCAGATGCTACAGAGTCAGAACCGTGAGCAGCGTTTTCGTCGATGCTTACAGCGAAGTCAGCGCGGATAGTGCCTGGAGCCGCTTCTTTAGGGTTAGTCGCGCCAAGGATGTCGCGGTGAGCAAGAACTGCGTTTTCGCCTTCAAGCACTGAAACAACTACCGGGCCAGAAGTCATGAATGCAACCAGGTCAGCAAAGAAACCGCGTTCTTTATGCTCAGCGTAGAAGCCTTCAGCTTCAGCTTGAGTCAGGTGCTTCATTTTAGTTGCAACGATTTGCAGGCCAGCTTTTTCAAAACGGGCAAAGATGTCGCCGATGTGGTTTTTAGCAACTGCGTCTGGTTTTACGATAGATAAAGTACGTTCAATAGCCATGATTGGCTCCTTAAGTCACAATGTTGACAGGAAAATTTGGCGCATTATACCGAATAATGCGCTATTTTCCGCTTTTGAGATGTAAAAAAAATTGCTTTTTTCAGCGCAGGGATCAGCTGGCTTCGTCAATCCACGCCATTTGAATGGCTTCCAGCAGGCCTTCGGTGGATTTTGCCGGATCGTCAGCAAATTCCGGCAAGGCGCAAACCCAGGCATGCAGGTCGGTGAAGCGG is drawn from Acinetobacter sp. WCHAc010034 and contains these coding sequences:
- the rlmN gene encoding 23S rRNA (adenine(2503)-C(2))-methyltransferase RlmN encodes the protein MSNEVAAVSAISDVQQQSPSAPAQPAAPKVNLLGMSRPQMEKFFEDMGEKKFRAGQVMKWIHQFFVTDFAEMTNISGKLREKLEKISEIKAPEVVHRNYSKDGTRKWVFRVGEGAGSLVETVLIPAEDKTGSRKTLCISSQVGCALDCSFCSTGKQGFQRDLSQAEIIGQLWMANLSYMEDVPVAERERSVTNVVMMGMGEPLLNYDAVLNSMRIMLDDFAYGMSKRRVTLSTSGVVPKIDQLAQDIDVALAISLHAPNDALRNELVPINKKYPLEQLIAACQRYIGKDGNESSRKHVTIEYVMLDGVNDKPGHAQQMIRLLKNLPSKINLIPFNPFPHAPYGRSSRNRIISFQKTLSDAGFVCTIRQTRGDDIDAACGQLVGQVADRTRRAEQWKQKVAQQNEILRTQG
- the ndk gene encoding nucleoside-diphosphate kinase: MAIERTLSIVKPDAVAKNHIGDIFARFEKAGLQIVATKMKHLTQAEAEGFYAEHKERGFFADLVAFMTSGPVVVSVLEGENAVLAHRDILGATNPKEAAPGTIRADFAVSIDENAAHGSDSVASADREVNYFFAQTEIAPRTR
- the ispG gene encoding flavodoxin-dependent (E)-4-hydroxy-3-methylbut-2-enyl-diphosphate synthase, with the protein product MIANPIQRRPTRKIRVGSVHVGGDAPISIQSMTNTETCDVEATVAQIQRCADAGADIMRVSVPSMEAAEAFGEIRKRVQVPLVADIHFDYKIALKAADMGADCLRINPGNIGSEAKIREVVAAARHHDISMRIGVNAGSLEKDIQKKYGEPTGEALLESAMRHIDILDRLNFQEFKISVKASNVFLTMDAYRLLSKQIDNPLHLGVTEAGIYRTGSVKSAIALGGLLMEGIGDTMRISLAAEPEEEVKIGFDILKSLGLRSNGINFIACPSCSRQEFNVIKVMQSLEERLEDIRTPMDVSVIGCKVNGPGEAKEADIGIVGASPRSLVYRNGEKSHLIDTNQLVDEIETMVRQRVQALEEAKSKEIIRSKS
- a CDS encoding helix-turn-helix domain-containing protein; this translates as MEVNPNSPQSNGSSAAPNALGNVQRPGEYLRQIRITQKRELSDAAAELNIPVKTLTALEQDEYTSLPEATFIKGYYRIYAKLLNVDATSIIQRFDEIYANDTGLLPNHALNNSPIKIMGKLPGSNRDRNRKWIKRGLIALLALAVLGILAAVIQNMSSGADSDAQALAPEASDVQVLSSGSSGAVSGDQLSLQFNRPTSVHIVDSAGKVLATGRQASTLDLSGEAPFQIRLDDAAAVSLSLNNEAVSLSPYTVNGKAEFRLSR
- the iscX gene encoding Fe-S cluster assembly protein IscX, with product MGLRWTDTIDIAIELYEAHPDVDPQWIRFTDLHAWVCALPEFADDPAKSTEGLLEAIQMAWIDEAS
- the pilW gene encoding type IV pilus biogenesis/stability protein PilW, with protein sequence MRTLRYKLAFISSLSLAALALTACQTPDLGKKDPEKAAKVRTQLAVEYIKAGDLDAAKRALDQALETQPRDAQANMMMGVLLQQEGSPLNMEKADSYFRRAISAEPKNAQARNNYGTYLYQIERYNDALEQLNIAGATLGYDQRARALENAGRIYLKLGDAANAEKSFKQALQANRDSFISMLELAEIFYLNQQTAAATQMYEQFVRAVGQKNQSARALWIGIRTARANGDSLGMQALVNQLRALFPESPEYQRYLQLQYSTEAVWK